The Microbacter sp. GSS18 genome has a segment encoding these proteins:
- a CDS encoding 2-oxoglutarate and iron-dependent oxygenase domain-containing protein has protein sequence MSFHVPLVDITSYVTGGTADERAATAQAIDDACRTVGFIQITGHGIPTSVSDGLADALDRFFGLDLDAKKAYRTAPEVNRGYSPPKSESLSLSLGVEQASRMNDFFEAFNVGASAADYPHVADLPQPDYAENVWPDVDGYREQVRTYFAEAARVARTLTRIFADALGLPEEFFASRTDHSLDVLRMNNYALPPGTDVTLDGDLIGMGEHTDFGIVTVLWADQVAGLQVLGTDGSWNDVMPADGALLVNLGDITARLTNERWMSTLHRVKPPVIDGTIERRRSAAFFHDGNVETVIETLPSCVDDEHPNLYAEPITIAEHIAAKLGGSRQGRLNDKAERESARVLSSRY, from the coding sequence ATGTCGTTCCACGTCCCGCTCGTCGACATCACGTCGTACGTCACCGGCGGCACCGCTGACGAACGCGCCGCGACCGCCCAGGCGATCGACGACGCCTGCCGCACGGTCGGCTTCATCCAGATCACGGGGCACGGCATCCCCACGAGTGTCTCCGACGGCCTCGCGGACGCGCTGGACCGCTTCTTCGGGCTGGACCTCGACGCGAAGAAGGCCTACCGCACCGCGCCCGAGGTGAACCGCGGCTACAGCCCGCCGAAGTCGGAGTCGCTGAGCCTGTCGCTCGGGGTCGAGCAGGCGAGCCGGATGAACGACTTCTTCGAGGCCTTCAACGTCGGTGCCTCGGCGGCGGACTATCCGCACGTCGCCGATCTGCCGCAGCCGGACTACGCCGAGAACGTGTGGCCGGACGTCGACGGCTACCGCGAGCAGGTTCGCACCTACTTCGCCGAGGCCGCCCGGGTCGCCCGCACGCTGACGCGCATCTTCGCTGACGCGCTCGGGCTGCCGGAGGAGTTCTTCGCCTCCCGCACCGACCACTCGCTCGACGTGCTGCGGATGAACAACTACGCCCTTCCGCCGGGCACGGACGTCACCCTCGACGGCGACCTCATCGGCATGGGCGAGCACACCGACTTCGGCATCGTGACGGTGCTGTGGGCCGACCAGGTGGCCGGCCTCCAGGTGCTCGGCACGGACGGTTCGTGGAACGACGTCATGCCCGCCGACGGCGCGCTGCTGGTCAACCTCGGCGACATCACGGCGCGGCTCACGAACGAGCGGTGGATGTCGACGCTCCACCGGGTGAAGCCGCCGGTGATCGACGGCACGATCGAACGGCGGCGGAGCGCGGCGTTCTTCCACGACGGCAACGTCGAGACCGTCATCGAGACGCTGCCGTCGTGCGTCGACGACGAGCACCCGAACCTGTACGCCGAGCCGATCACGATCGCCGAGCACATCGCGGCGAAGCTGGGCGGCTCCCGCCAGGGCAGGCTCAACGACAAGGCCGAGCGCGAGTCGGCGCGGGTGCTGTCGAGCAGGTACTGA
- a CDS encoding class I SAM-dependent methyltransferase: MTNDGWHEVAPADYWEERYAGAERMWSGAVNETMADVVADLEPGRALDLGCGEGGDAVWLAEHGWRTTAVDISPTAIERAQAAASELGFTEEQLQFEAADLSSWTDETEYDLVTASFLHSPVALSRTDILRAVAQRVVPGGHLLVIAHAARPPWSRHRHGPDDGPTNHDEFPTPEQQIADLALAPDDWTKVIADVRRRDTVGPDGQQALLDDTVVLLRRRG, translated from the coding sequence ATGACGAACGACGGCTGGCATGAGGTCGCACCGGCGGACTACTGGGAAGAGCGCTACGCGGGCGCCGAGCGCATGTGGTCGGGAGCGGTCAACGAGACGATGGCGGATGTCGTCGCGGACCTGGAGCCCGGCCGGGCGCTCGACCTCGGGTGCGGCGAAGGCGGCGACGCCGTGTGGCTCGCCGAGCACGGCTGGCGCACGACGGCGGTCGACATCTCGCCGACCGCGATCGAGCGCGCCCAGGCGGCGGCATCCGAGCTCGGATTCACCGAGGAGCAGCTGCAGTTCGAAGCCGCCGATCTGTCGTCGTGGACCGACGAGACCGAGTACGACCTCGTGACGGCGTCGTTCCTGCACTCGCCCGTCGCGCTGTCGCGCACCGACATCCTGAGGGCCGTCGCCCAGCGCGTCGTGCCCGGCGGACACCTGCTCGTGATCGCCCACGCCGCTCGTCCGCCGTGGTCGCGGCACCGGCACGGCCCCGACGACGGGCCGACGAACCACGACGAGTTCCCCACGCCTGAGCAGCAGATCGCCGATCTCGCCCTCGCACCGGACGACTGGACGAAGGTGATCGCCGACGTCCGTCGTCGCGACACGGTTGGTCCCGACGGCCAACAGGCCCTGCTCGACGACACGGTCGTCCTGCTGCGTCGCCGGGGCTGA
- a CDS encoding phage tail sheath C-terminal domain-containing protein, protein MRPPAPPPPIEGVTLTLAAFIGVTSGEEASDLVRSTAEFAHHWPDDTPLATAVEQFFANRGTRAWVVPVERLTPKRVRAAVADLDPEVALVAIPADPVASPDVIAAADDELAGRGALLLLDAPWTSVPEAIAAMADPVATLGAAGRDSVVYWPRLRRVLADGSSREISPLGAVAGIISHCEDAHGVHRTPAGANTRIAGVAGPAVTVDDREMDPLNAEHVNVIRQFPGLGTVVWGARTLSSDPEWKYVPVRRMAVFLERSLRRGLQWAVFEPNDAPLWDRVRESVEDFLQELFRGGMLGGPRPDSSYFVRCDRTTMTQADIDNGRLVVRVGFAPLRPAEFIVLTLRMDVAAGH, encoded by the coding sequence ATGAGACCGCCCGCCCCACCACCGCCCATCGAGGGGGTGACGCTGACGTTGGCGGCCTTCATCGGGGTGACCTCGGGCGAAGAGGCATCCGATCTCGTGCGCAGCACGGCCGAGTTCGCCCATCACTGGCCGGATGACACGCCTCTGGCCACCGCCGTGGAGCAGTTCTTCGCCAACCGCGGGACGCGCGCGTGGGTCGTCCCCGTCGAGCGGCTCACCCCCAAGCGTGTTCGGGCCGCGGTCGCGGACCTCGACCCCGAGGTCGCGCTCGTGGCGATTCCGGCCGATCCCGTGGCGAGCCCCGACGTCATCGCCGCCGCGGACGACGAGCTGGCGGGCCGCGGCGCGCTGCTGCTGCTCGACGCTCCATGGACGAGCGTGCCCGAGGCGATCGCCGCGATGGCCGATCCGGTCGCGACCCTCGGCGCCGCCGGGCGCGACAGCGTCGTGTACTGGCCGCGGCTGCGCCGCGTCCTCGCCGACGGCTCGAGCCGAGAGATCTCTCCGCTCGGCGCGGTCGCCGGCATCATCTCGCACTGCGAGGACGCCCACGGCGTCCACAGGACCCCGGCGGGAGCCAACACGCGCATCGCCGGTGTGGCCGGGCCGGCCGTGACGGTGGACGACCGCGAGATGGACCCGCTCAACGCCGAGCACGTCAACGTGATCCGGCAGTTCCCCGGGCTCGGCACGGTCGTGTGGGGCGCGCGCACCCTCTCGAGCGACCCCGAGTGGAAGTACGTGCCGGTGCGTCGCATGGCGGTGTTCCTCGAGCGCAGCCTGCGGCGCGGTCTGCAGTGGGCGGTGTTCGAGCCCAATGACGCTCCCCTGTGGGACCGCGTCCGCGAGAGCGTCGAGGACTTCCTGCAGGAGCTGTTCCGCGGCGGCATGCTCGGGGGGCCCCGCCCCGACAGCTCCTATTTCGTCCGCTGCGACCGCACGACGATGACGCAGGCCGACATCGACAACGGGCGGCTCGTCGTCCGCGTCGGCTTCGCCCCGCTGCGGCCGGCGGAGTTCATCGTCCTGACGCTCAGAATGGACGTCGCCGCCGGCCACTAG
- a CDS encoding AAA family ATPase: protein MADVIVIRAGTSLWRRLARRRPRPGRAARMHVPWKVADDLGVPADAVVLAVSGSRYIGETEKNLARIVAAARDAEWILFFDEADALFGKRTDVRDAHDRYANQEVSYVHLTPRQVAAALRSARGRRRAETRAGTRSLIR, encoded by the coding sequence ATGGCCGACGTGATCGTGATCAGGGCGGGTACCTCCCTGTGGCGCCGCCTCGCGCGGCGGCGTCCGAGGCCGGGCCGCGCGGCGCGCATGCACGTGCCGTGGAAGGTCGCCGATGACCTCGGGGTCCCGGCGGACGCCGTCGTCCTCGCTGTGTCGGGTTCTCGATACATCGGCGAGACCGAGAAGAACCTCGCGCGCATCGTCGCGGCCGCGCGCGACGCCGAGTGGATCCTGTTCTTCGACGAGGCGGATGCCCTCTTCGGCAAGCGCACCGACGTGCGGGACGCGCACGACCGATACGCCAACCAGGAGGTGTCGTACGTGCATCTGACCCCGCGGCAGGTCGCCGCGGCCCTGCGGTCGGCGCGCGGGCGGCGTCGAGCGGAGACCCGGGCCGGAACGCGTAGCCTGATCCGGTGA
- a CDS encoding DUF3054 domain-containing protein: MTSRPVPVLAALTADIVLVVVFAAIGRASHDESVLAGLWTTSWPFLAGLVAGWLVTLAWRAPAAPARTGLGVWAVTVIGGMLLRAASGQGTAVAFIVVASITLLVFLVGWRLIAALVARRSRVTA; encoded by the coding sequence GTGACATCGCGTCCCGTCCCCGTCCTCGCCGCGCTCACCGCGGACATCGTGCTCGTCGTGGTGTTCGCCGCCATAGGACGCGCCAGCCACGACGAGTCCGTCCTCGCGGGTCTGTGGACGACGTCGTGGCCGTTCCTGGCGGGCCTCGTCGCCGGATGGCTGGTGACGCTCGCCTGGCGCGCGCCCGCGGCTCCGGCGCGCACCGGCCTCGGCGTGTGGGCGGTGACGGTGATCGGCGGGATGCTGCTGCGCGCGGCCTCGGGCCAGGGGACCGCCGTCGCCTTCATCGTCGTCGCGTCGATCACGCTGCTGGTCTTCCTCGTCGGCTGGCGCCTCATCGCCGCGCTCGTGGCGCGCCGCTCCCGCGTCACGGCCTGA
- a CDS encoding serine hydrolase: MAGDLDPVSSELDRAVDELLARHATVGLAVGVIRTGEPTWFRAHGVADVPSQAPITEDTVFRIASITKTLTAISVMQLVERGLIDLDAPANTYLRAYKLVPDDPDWAPATIRHLLTHTAGLGELAHPSGAFRPDFGESVPAGERLPSAGEFYRSALAVRAEPGTRFVYTNHAPTTLGQIVEDVTGTPLAEYAAEHVFGPIGMTSSSLSRTESVAAGLATGYEIGRGGVKRIAERDMVTTGAASAFSTPRDMARYAAVLLNQGRTANGSVLTPDALAAMFAPQFQPDPRIPGMGLGFFRAEIAGHAAVRHQGTHPGFHSELCVVPDAGLAVIAFTNGAEQADLWLPAEVAVLAGRVLGESGARLPAAPSDPSRWRERCGWYRLAARASDIRLRAMLGFGAEVFVDDGRLMVRFLAVVPSLLRGFPLVPADPDDPDVFRILFGASGLQSMGVVFGRTAAGRPCLHLDLMPLTLEKQPARTNPRRWAVAALTAGAVAAAALTGAAVRRRRRPSERATPPS, from the coding sequence ATGGCCGGTGACCTCGACCCGGTGTCGTCCGAGCTCGACCGGGCGGTCGACGAACTGCTCGCGCGGCACGCCACCGTGGGCCTTGCGGTGGGCGTGATCCGCACCGGCGAGCCGACGTGGTTCCGCGCGCACGGTGTCGCCGACGTTCCCTCACAGGCGCCGATCACCGAGGACACCGTCTTCCGCATCGCGTCCATCACGAAGACACTCACGGCGATCTCCGTCATGCAGCTGGTCGAACGGGGACTCATCGACCTCGATGCGCCCGCCAACACCTACCTGCGGGCCTACAAGCTGGTGCCGGATGACCCGGATTGGGCACCGGCGACCATCCGGCACCTGCTCACCCACACCGCCGGTCTCGGCGAGCTCGCGCATCCGTCCGGTGCATTCCGTCCCGACTTCGGCGAGAGCGTGCCCGCGGGGGAGCGCCTCCCCTCGGCCGGAGAGTTCTACCGGAGCGCGCTGGCCGTGCGCGCCGAGCCCGGCACGCGCTTCGTCTACACCAACCACGCCCCGACGACGCTGGGCCAGATCGTCGAGGACGTCACCGGGACGCCGCTCGCCGAGTACGCCGCCGAGCACGTCTTCGGCCCGATCGGCATGACGTCGAGCAGCCTCTCACGAACCGAGAGCGTCGCGGCGGGCCTCGCCACCGGGTACGAGATCGGGCGCGGCGGCGTGAAGCGGATCGCCGAGCGCGACATGGTCACGACGGGTGCGGCATCCGCCTTCTCGACTCCGCGCGACATGGCGCGGTATGCCGCGGTCCTGCTGAACCAGGGCCGCACGGCGAACGGCTCCGTGCTGACGCCCGACGCGCTCGCCGCGATGTTCGCGCCGCAGTTCCAGCCCGACCCGCGCATCCCGGGGATGGGCCTGGGGTTCTTCCGCGCCGAGATCGCCGGGCACGCCGCCGTGCGGCATCAGGGCACGCATCCGGGCTTCCACAGCGAGCTGTGCGTGGTCCCGGATGCCGGGCTCGCCGTGATCGCGTTCACCAACGGCGCCGAGCAGGCGGACCTGTGGCTGCCGGCGGAGGTCGCGGTTCTCGCGGGCCGGGTGCTCGGCGAATCGGGGGCGCGCTTGCCGGCCGCGCCCTCGGACCCCTCGCGATGGCGAGAGCGCTGCGGGTGGTACCGGCTCGCTGCGCGTGCCTCGGATATTCGGCTCCGGGCGATGCTCGGGTTCGGTGCCGAGGTGTTCGTCGACGACGGTCGTCTGATGGTGCGCTTCCTCGCCGTCGTGCCGAGCCTGCTGCGCGGCTTCCCGCTCGTGCCCGCCGACCCGGACGATCCCGATGTGTTCCGCATCCTGTTCGGCGCGTCGGGTCTGCAGTCGATGGGCGTCGTCTTCGGGCGCACTGCGGCCGGGCGCCCGTGCCTGCACCTTGACCTGATGCCCCTCACACTCGAGAAGCAGCCGGCGCGCACGAATCCCCGGCGGTGGGCCGTCGCCGCGCTGACAGCCGGCGCGGTGGCGGCGGCCGCTCTCACCGGCGCCGCGGTTCGCCGCCGCCGTCGACCCTCGGAGCGGGCGACGCCACCGTCCTGA
- a CDS encoding crosslink repair DNA glycosylase YcaQ family protein → MTPHRLTRDQARRLVVRAQLLDAARPGDVVEVAEQLTYVKIDPTAVIAPCEHTVLWSRIGWSYGPGQLTKAAELDRLLFEFGGAFRPTSLLPLMLPVMRAWPARESTREWLEENARFRDDVLARLRADGPLLARDIPDTAQVARAPDGWSGSNQVPIMLDMLARQGLTAVVGREGRHRRWDLAERVYPQGLPEYDGDEAAELLGERKLQAAGIARAHWHWSGVGKTSGESAVVEGTTGTWRVDPGALASLDEDDGGRVAFLNPYDSMLFDRKRLTELFAFTYVLEQFKPKPQRVYGAFAHPILMGDRFVGMLDAELDGPRETLRVNAVHEFAPFEPEETDMVRAEIGDLAEWLGVGVSGLA, encoded by the coding sequence GTGACCCCGCACCGGCTGACACGCGATCAGGCGCGGCGCCTGGTCGTGCGCGCGCAGCTGCTCGACGCCGCCCGCCCGGGTGACGTGGTCGAGGTCGCCGAGCAGCTCACCTACGTCAAGATCGATCCCACGGCCGTCATCGCCCCGTGCGAGCACACGGTGCTGTGGAGCCGCATCGGTTGGTCGTACGGGCCGGGGCAGCTGACCAAGGCGGCCGAGCTCGACCGGCTGCTGTTCGAGTTCGGCGGCGCGTTCCGCCCCACGAGCCTGCTGCCGCTCATGCTGCCGGTCATGCGGGCGTGGCCCGCGCGCGAGAGCACGCGCGAGTGGCTCGAGGAGAACGCGCGGTTCCGCGACGACGTGCTCGCGCGGCTGCGGGCCGACGGTCCGCTGCTCGCGCGCGACATCCCCGACACGGCGCAGGTGGCGCGTGCGCCCGACGGCTGGTCGGGCTCGAACCAGGTGCCCATCATGCTCGACATGCTCGCGCGCCAGGGCCTGACCGCAGTCGTCGGCCGCGAGGGGCGCCACCGCCGCTGGGATCTCGCCGAGCGCGTGTACCCGCAGGGCCTGCCCGAGTACGACGGCGATGAGGCCGCCGAGCTGCTCGGCGAGCGCAAGCTGCAGGCGGCCGGCATCGCCCGCGCGCACTGGCATTGGAGCGGCGTGGGCAAGACCAGCGGCGAATCGGCGGTCGTCGAGGGGACGACGGGCACGTGGCGGGTCGATCCCGGGGCTCTCGCGTCGCTCGACGAGGACGACGGCGGTCGCGTCGCCTTCTTGAACCCGTACGACAGCATGCTGTTCGACCGCAAGCGTCTGACGGAGCTGTTCGCGTTCACGTACGTGCTCGAGCAGTTCAAGCCGAAGCCGCAGCGCGTCTACGGCGCGTTCGCGCACCCGATCCTGATGGGCGACCGGTTCGTCGGGATGCTCGACGCCGAGCTCGACGGCCCTCGCGAGACGCTCCGCGTGAACGCGGTCCACGAGTTCGCGCCGTTCGAGCCGGAAGAGACCGACATGGTGCGCGCCGAGATCGGCGACCTCGCGGAGTGGCTCGGCGTAGGGGTCTCGGGGCTCGCCTGA
- the msrA gene encoding peptide-methionine (S)-S-oxide reductase MsrA, with the protein MTATGTITRVPGTETAVLAGGCFWGMQDLIRKQPGILQTRVGYTGGQNAHATYGYHPGHAEAVEIVFDPAKTTYRDVLAFFFQIHDPSTLNRQGNDIGSSYRSAIFPLSPEQEQVARDTIADVDASGLWPGKAVTTIEAEGPFWEAEPEHQDYLVKYPNGYTCHFPRAGWVLPKRADATA; encoded by the coding sequence ATGACAGCCACCGGAACCATCACCCGCGTCCCCGGGACCGAGACCGCCGTCCTCGCCGGCGGCTGCTTCTGGGGCATGCAGGATCTGATCCGCAAGCAGCCCGGCATCCTGCAGACCCGCGTCGGGTACACGGGCGGGCAGAACGCCCACGCCACGTACGGCTACCACCCGGGTCACGCCGAGGCCGTCGAGATCGTGTTCGACCCCGCCAAGACGACGTACCGCGACGTCCTGGCGTTCTTCTTCCAGATCCACGACCCGTCGACGCTGAACCGTCAGGGCAACGACATCGGGTCGAGCTACCGCTCGGCGATCTTCCCGCTCTCGCCCGAGCAGGAGCAGGTCGCCCGCGACACGATCGCCGACGTCGACGCGTCCGGCCTGTGGCCGGGCAAGGCGGTGACCACGATCGAGGCCGAGGGCCCCTTCTGGGAGGCCGAGCCCGAGCACCAGGACTACCTGGTGAAGTACCCCAACGGCTACACGTGCCATTTCCCGCGGGCGGGCTGGGTGCTGCCGAAGCGCGCGGACGCCACCGCGTAG
- a CDS encoding M12 family metallopeptidase — MATNNSKSGSSKSRAGSNSKAKASADASDAVAKGELQTSSDIRSGYLTGPGVDHLPVRYSVIDGLAVFDGDIELGTVEQVEADAAAARAARAEALAEPLHAEEDAPDDDLEFELAGVGVPTSSSLLWPGGVVPFEIDSSLQNPGRVNQAITHLRDRSAIRLVPRTNQSNYVDFIGATGNSSKIGMQGGRQTIRLTANSPVGTVVHEILHAIGIYHEQSRSDRDAFIDIKWQNIEADALHNFQTVPGSVDYYDYDYGSVMHYPEWAFSKNGQDTIVPLQSGVTIGQRDGLSWTDRQTIAKLYERFFTNGYSGVWAPGTGKYALWVNASWDSFKAKWQQWSAQGLRLVDIHVRRVGNTNRYSGVYLPGTGAYGLWANVSWASFKAKHAEWTQQGLRLVSLHVHRVGNQNRYSGVFLPGSGAWGLWVNASWDSFKAKWQQWSGQGLRLVDIHVHKVNGQTRYSGVFAAGTGSYALWANASWTSFIAKWKQWSGQGLRLVDLNIHRDNGKNRYTGVFRQGSGAYYLWANVTWEGFRAKWQELAEKGLRLVDYEFPAPEVGGVFSSADAGLEGEQELLDPGMEQDGFGGVFGEDDETDAAAAATEAAGLGGYVFGEVDGVPLVVDPEGDGAAELPEHAPVEEQPVVAVIGGGE, encoded by the coding sequence ATGGCTACCAACAACTCCAAGTCGGGATCGTCGAAGTCCCGCGCCGGGTCGAACTCGAAGGCGAAGGCCTCCGCTGACGCCTCGGACGCCGTCGCGAAGGGCGAGCTGCAGACGTCGTCCGACATCCGCAGCGGCTACCTGACCGGCCCCGGCGTCGATCATCTGCCGGTGCGCTACAGCGTCATCGACGGGCTGGCGGTGTTCGACGGCGACATCGAACTGGGCACGGTCGAACAGGTCGAGGCGGATGCCGCCGCCGCGCGCGCGGCCCGCGCCGAGGCGCTGGCCGAACCCCTGCACGCCGAGGAGGACGCCCCGGACGACGACCTCGAGTTCGAGCTGGCGGGCGTCGGCGTGCCGACCTCGTCGTCGTTGCTGTGGCCGGGCGGCGTCGTGCCGTTCGAGATCGACAGCAGCCTGCAGAACCCGGGTCGCGTGAATCAGGCGATCACGCACCTGCGCGATCGCTCGGCGATCCGGCTGGTGCCCCGCACGAACCAGTCGAACTACGTCGACTTCATCGGTGCGACCGGCAACAGCTCCAAGATCGGCATGCAGGGCGGCCGGCAGACGATCCGCCTGACCGCGAACTCGCCGGTCGGAACGGTCGTGCACGAGATCCTCCACGCGATCGGCATCTACCACGAGCAGTCACGGTCGGACCGCGACGCGTTCATCGACATCAAGTGGCAGAACATCGAGGCCGATGCGCTGCACAACTTCCAGACGGTGCCGGGGTCGGTCGACTACTACGACTACGACTACGGCTCGGTGATGCACTATCCCGAGTGGGCGTTCTCGAAGAACGGCCAGGACACGATCGTGCCGCTGCAGTCGGGGGTCACGATCGGGCAGCGCGACGGGCTGTCGTGGACCGACCGGCAGACGATCGCGAAGCTGTACGAGCGGTTCTTCACGAACGGCTATTCGGGGGTGTGGGCTCCCGGCACGGGCAAGTACGCGCTGTGGGTCAACGCCAGCTGGGACAGCTTCAAGGCCAAGTGGCAGCAGTGGAGCGCGCAGGGCCTGCGCCTCGTCGACATCCACGTGCGCCGCGTAGGCAACACCAACCGGTACTCGGGCGTCTATCTGCCGGGAACCGGGGCGTACGGCCTGTGGGCGAACGTGTCATGGGCCAGTTTCAAGGCCAAGCACGCCGAGTGGACGCAGCAGGGCCTGCGCCTGGTCAGCCTGCACGTGCACCGCGTCGGCAACCAGAACCGCTACTCGGGTGTGTTCCTGCCCGGCTCGGGCGCATGGGGCCTGTGGGTGAACGCGAGCTGGGACAGCTTCAAGGCCAAGTGGCAGCAGTGGAGCGGTCAGGGCCTGCGTCTGGTCGACATCCACGTCCACAAGGTCAACGGCCAGACCCGGTACTCGGGCGTCTTCGCCGCGGGCACCGGCAGCTACGCGCTGTGGGCGAATGCGTCGTGGACGAGCTTCATCGCGAAGTGGAAGCAGTGGAGCGGCCAGGGGCTGCGGCTGGTGGACCTCAACATCCACCGCGACAACGGCAAGAACCGGTACACCGGGGTCTTCCGCCAGGGCTCGGGCGCCTACTACCTGTGGGCGAACGTGACGTGGGAGGGCTTCCGCGCGAAGTGGCAGGAGCTCGCCGAGAAGGGCCTGCGGCTCGTCGACTACGAATTCCCGGCTCCGGAGGTCGGCGGGGTCTTCTCGTCGGCTGATGCCGGCCTCGAGGGCGAGCAGGAGCTGCTGGATCCCGGGATGGAGCAGGACGGCTTCGGAGGCGTCTTCGGTGAGGACGATGAGACGGATGCCGCGGCTGCGGCGACCGAGGCGGCGGGCCTCGGCGGCTACGTGTTCGGCGAGGTCGACGGCGTTCCGCTCGTGGTCGACCCCGAGGGCGACGGTGCCGCGGAGCTGCCCGAGCACGCTCCGGTCGAGGAACAGCCGGTCGTCGCGGTCATCGGCGGAGGGGAGTGA
- a CDS encoding MDR family MFS transporter: protein MTTTSPTPAVASGDAPMLLTQRRIWIIFSALIAGMLLSSLDQTIVSTAMPTLVGELGGVEHQVWITSAYILATTIVMPIYGKFGDILGRRNLFLVAIAIFTLASVGCAFAGDFWTFVVFRAVQGLGGGGLMILSQAIIADIVPASERGKYLGPLGAVFGLSAVAGPLLGGFFVDNLTWQWAFYINIPVGIAAFLIAVFALKLPSKKADKPIDWLGVIFLSAATTCLIFFTDFGGDRDHGWDSPTTWAWGAGLLAAIGLFVLVESRAADPVMPLSLFTNPVFINATLIGLTLGIGMFAAIGFMPTFLQMSSGTSAAASGLLMIPMMVGVMGTAITSGILITRTGRYRIFPIVGTLITGATLVTMTTLTADTPIWLICVYLFFFGAGLGMIMQVVVLVAQNAVPAAQVGTATSTNNYFREAGAALGIAVFGAIFTSRLTDNLLEVFTSAGASAGQADQAAATIDPATLNQLPEPVRDAIVTAYADALAPVFWYLVPFMAIAFVLSLFLKQIPLSDIAGLVARGEAIGGEEAERLEAEERAAAAAARGRKTDAGAARTDETVPRDRVDASD from the coding sequence ATGACCACCACGTCCCCCACCCCCGCCGTCGCCTCCGGCGACGCGCCGATGCTGCTGACCCAGCGCCGCATCTGGATCATCTTCTCGGCGCTCATCGCCGGGATGCTCCTGTCGAGCCTCGACCAGACCATCGTGTCGACCGCCATGCCGACCCTCGTCGGCGAACTCGGCGGCGTCGAGCACCAGGTGTGGATCACGAGCGCCTACATCCTCGCGACGACGATCGTCATGCCGATCTACGGCAAGTTCGGCGACATCCTCGGGCGCCGCAATCTCTTCCTCGTGGCCATCGCGATCTTCACGCTCGCGTCGGTCGGATGCGCGTTCGCGGGCGACTTCTGGACGTTCGTCGTGTTCCGCGCCGTTCAGGGCCTCGGCGGCGGCGGGCTCATGATCCTGTCGCAGGCGATCATCGCCGACATCGTGCCCGCGTCCGAGCGCGGCAAGTACCTCGGCCCGCTCGGCGCGGTCTTCGGCCTGTCGGCGGTCGCCGGGCCCCTCCTCGGCGGCTTCTTCGTCGACAACCTGACGTGGCAGTGGGCGTTCTACATCAACATCCCGGTGGGCATCGCGGCGTTCCTCATCGCCGTGTTCGCCCTGAAGCTGCCGAGCAAGAAGGCCGACAAGCCCATCGACTGGCTCGGCGTGATCTTCCTGTCGGCGGCCACGACGTGCCTCATCTTCTTCACCGACTTCGGCGGCGACCGCGACCACGGCTGGGACTCCCCGACCACGTGGGCGTGGGGCGCGGGCCTGCTCGCGGCGATCGGACTGTTCGTGCTCGTCGAATCCCGCGCGGCCGACCCGGTCATGCCGCTGTCGCTGTTCACCAACCCGGTGTTCATCAACGCCACCCTCATCGGACTGACGCTCGGCATCGGAATGTTCGCCGCGATCGGCTTCATGCCGACCTTCCTGCAGATGTCGTCCGGCACCTCGGCTGCGGCATCCGGCCTGCTGATGATCCCGATGATGGTCGGCGTCATGGGCACAGCGATCACGTCGGGCATCCTCATCACCAGGACCGGGCGCTACCGCATCTTCCCGATCGTCGGCACGCTCATCACCGGCGCCACCCTGGTCACGATGACGACGCTCACCGCCGACACGCCGATCTGGCTCATCTGCGTGTACCTGTTCTTCTTCGGCGCCGGTCTCGGCATGATCATGCAGGTCGTCGTGCTGGTCGCGCAGAACGCGGTCCCCGCCGCCCAGGTCGGCACCGCGACGAGCACGAACAACTACTTCCGCGAGGCGGGCGCCGCGCTCGGCATAGCGGTGTTCGGCGCGATCTTCACCAGTCGACTCACCGACAACCTGCTCGAGGTGTTCACCAGCGCCGGCGCGTCCGCCGGCCAGGCCGACCAGGCGGCCGCGACGATCGACCCGGCGACGCTGAACCAGCTGCCCGAGCCCGTCCGCGACGCGATCGTCACCGCGTACGCCGACGCCCTCGCCCCGGTGTTCTGGTACCTCGTGCCGTTCATGGCGATCGCGTTCGTGCTGTCGCTGTTCCTCAAGCAGATCCCGCTGTCGGACATCGCCGGCCTGGTGGCCCGCGGCGAGGCGATCGGCGGCGAGGAGGCCGAGCGCCTCGAGGCCGAAGAGCGCGCGGCGGCAGCCGCGGCCCGCGGCCGGAAAACGGACGCCGGCGCTGCACGGACCGACGAGACGGTTCCGCGCGACCGCGTCGACGCGAGCGACTGA